A genomic region of Haliotis asinina isolate JCU_RB_2024 chromosome 1, JCU_Hal_asi_v2, whole genome shotgun sequence contains the following coding sequences:
- the LOC137273401 gene encoding zinc finger protein 862-like: protein MYTEIKAIRWVSSKLRALKAVCADLHVTVSHMEQVLSTSNKADELGQARAILNELKQVKFVKYIHLMTDVLSVITKTSELFQTKDLLLFEVKEAIDTLYMKLLAMSKEPGENLSKFYSVFDKESALFDGKLKLTGHLPVFGEDKDVHDLLEKVATYILNRFSDLGRPPVSNFQVFDFRTWPFSLQDLSTYGCKEIGTLCDEYSDILTDEERSSIPSEWQTLKVQVSMQRKSHPLAVYTSILQRQEESVKHILVLLNMLVTVSPSTAACERLFSNMNFVKNSFRTRLTQQNLQNQMRIIVSDTQLEDFDPLQAVEFWLQSGHRHITHRKRQRAATVVPTQASTASCSDVTDQESIQPFVDAIVNTLGGEDIARQKLKDMASDSAKQCLIM, encoded by the coding sequence ATGTACACCGAGATCAAGGCTATCAGGTGGGTCTCTTCAAAACTACGAGCGCTGAAAGCAGTTTGTGCAGATCTACATGTCACTGTCTCTCATATGGAACAAGTGCTGTCCACATCCAACAAGGCAGATGAATTAGGCCAGGCACGGGCCATACTCAATGAATTGAAGCAAGTGAAATTTGTCAAGTACATTCACCTCATGACTGATGTTCTGTCTGTCATTACAAAAACCTCTGAACTGTTTCAGACCAAAGATCTTCTTCTCTTTGAGGTTAAAGAAGCCATTGATACCCTGTACATGAAGCTACTTGCTATGTCAAAAGAACCAGGAGAAAATTTGTCCAAGTTCTACAGTGTTTTTGACAAGGAATCTGCCCTGTTTGATGGGAAGCTAAAACTCACTGGCCATCTCCCTGTCTTTGGAGAGGACAAAGATGTTCATGATCTACTTGAAAAAGTTGCCACATACATTCTGAACAGGTTTTCAGATTTGGGAAGACCCCCTGTCTCCAACTTTCAAGTGTTTGACTTCAGGACCTGGCCATTCAGTCTTCAGGACTTGAGCACTTATGGGTGCAAGGAAATTGGAACTCTCTGTGATGAATACAGTGACATCTTGACAGACGAAGAAAGATCCAGCATTCCCTCCGAATGGCAAACCTTGAAAGTACAAGTCTCAATGCAAAGGAAATCACACCCCCTGGCAGTCTACACTTCCATTCTGCAAAGACAGGAAGAGAGTGTTAAACACATTCTGGTCCTGTTAAACATGTTGGTAACTGTTTCACCTTCGACAGCTGCATGTGAACGCTTGTTCTCCAATATGAATTTTGTGAAGAATTCGTTCAGAACACGCCTTACCCAACAAAACCTTCAGAACCAAATGCGTATCATTGTTAGTGATACACAACTTGAGGACTTTGATCCACTTCAAGCTGTTGAATTTTGGTTGCAATCTGGACATAGACACATAACTCACAGAAAGCGTCAGAGGGCTGCTACTGTAGTTCCTACCCAAGCCAGTACAGCAAGCTGTTCTGATGTGACAGATCAGGAATCTATCCAGCCTTTTGTAGATGCCATTGTTAACACACTGGGTGGGGAAGACATTGCCAGGCAGAAGCTAAAAGACATGGCCAGTGATTCAGCTAAACAATGCCTTATTATGTGA